The following proteins come from a genomic window of Pirellula staleyi DSM 6068:
- a CDS encoding argininosuccinate synthase translates to MPSCVLAYSGGLDTSVILGWLQDEGYEVHAVYVDLGQPCEDRQAILKKARDCGAKSSQIVDAQEELCRDFAFPVMQFQAKYEGWYLLGTSIARPLISKVCLQIARDLGAVAYAHGATGKGNDQCRFQLAAEALNPAVEVIAPWRIEKFRKLFPGRTEMIAYCDKNNIPVKASVSKPYSSDENCLHISYEAGKLEDLNVNGVELVEFGMTVSPRKAPDAVEEVTIAFEKGVPVSVNGKTLSPLEIVKTLNTIGGRNGIGQIDMVENRFVGMKSRGVYEAPGMTILYTGHRVIEQLTMDRDLMHLRDSLAPVVAEMVYYGFWYHAKMDALLAFNKEAQKNVTGEVKLALYKGNVMVAGRTSPNNLYDEGIATMEGGGSYNQTDAEGFLRIQGLPGRVQGRITPRPY, encoded by the coding sequence ATGCCAAGCTGCGTTCTGGCCTATTCCGGCGGTCTTGATACTTCAGTGATTCTGGGCTGGTTGCAAGACGAGGGCTATGAAGTCCATGCGGTCTATGTCGACCTCGGTCAGCCTTGCGAAGATCGCCAAGCGATCCTGAAGAAGGCCCGCGACTGCGGCGCGAAGAGCTCGCAAATCGTCGATGCTCAAGAAGAACTCTGCCGCGACTTTGCATTTCCAGTGATGCAGTTTCAGGCCAAGTACGAAGGCTGGTATCTGCTCGGCACTTCGATCGCCCGCCCGCTGATCTCGAAGGTTTGCTTGCAGATTGCTCGCGACCTCGGCGCTGTGGCCTACGCTCACGGCGCAACGGGCAAGGGGAACGACCAATGCCGTTTTCAGCTCGCTGCTGAAGCTCTCAATCCAGCCGTGGAAGTGATCGCCCCTTGGCGGATCGAGAAGTTCCGCAAGCTTTTCCCCGGTCGGACCGAGATGATTGCCTACTGTGATAAGAACAACATTCCAGTGAAGGCGAGTGTCTCGAAGCCGTATAGCAGCGACGAGAACTGCCTCCATATCAGCTACGAAGCTGGCAAACTCGAGGACCTGAACGTTAACGGGGTCGAACTCGTTGAGTTCGGTATGACTGTCTCGCCACGCAAAGCGCCCGACGCTGTGGAAGAAGTGACGATTGCCTTCGAGAAGGGTGTGCCTGTCAGTGTGAATGGCAAAACGCTTTCGCCACTGGAGATCGTGAAGACCCTCAACACCATCGGCGGCCGCAACGGCATCGGCCAGATCGATATGGTCGAGAATCGCTTCGTCGGCATGAAGAGCCGCGGCGTTTATGAAGCTCCCGGCATGACGATTCTTTACACCGGGCATCGCGTGATCGAGCAGTTGACGATGGATCGCGACCTGATGCACCTGCGCGATTCGCTCGCGCCTGTCGTCGCCGAAATGGTGTACTACGGCTTCTGGTACCACGCCAAGATGGACGCCCTGCTCGCTTTCAACAAAGAAGCGCAGAAGAACGTCACTGGCGAAGTGAAGCTGGCCCTCTACAAAGGCAACGTCATGGTCGCCGGGCGCACTAGCCCGAACAACCTGTACGACGAAGGTATCGCCACGATGGAAGGTGGCGGTTCGTACAACCAGACCGACGCCGAAGGGTTCCTACGCATTCAAGGGCTTCCCGGCCGTGTGCAAGGCCGCATCACGCCACGTCCTTACTAA